ATACCGGCCATGGAGAACAGGCAGATCGCCATCACGCCGGCGTACAGCGGGCTGCGCTGGTTCAGGCCGGCCAGATCGGAGATCTCTTCGCTTTCAAAGCCTTCACGGGCCAGCAGCAGGACCACGCCGAACGAAGCCAGGGCGGTCAGCACATAGGTCACGATGTAGAACATCGCCGAGCTGTAGGCATTTTCGACGGTGGCAGGGTCGACCTTGCCATCCACCACACCCGACATCAGACCCAGCAGCACAAAGCCCATCTGGGAAATCGTCGAGTAAGCCAGCATGCGCTTGAGGTTGGTCTGCTGCAGACCGGCCAGGTTACCGATGAGCAGCGAGCAGACGGCCAGAACCATCAGCATCTGCTGCCAGTCGATGGCCAGCGGCAGCAGGCCGTCCACCAGCAGGCGGATGGTCATGGCAAAGGCAGCCAGCTTGGGCGCGCCGCCGATCAAGGCGGTGATGGCGGTAGGTGCACCCTGGTAAACGTCGGGCACCCACATGTGGAAGGGAACCACACCCAGCTTGAAGGCCAGACCGGCGACCACGAAGACCAGACCGAAGACCAGCACCTGGTGCTTGATTTCACCGGAATTGATGGCCTTGAAGACTTGTCCGACATCCAGCGAACCGGTAGCGCCGTAGAGCATGGACATGCCGTACAGCAGGAAGCCGGAAGCCATGGCACCCAGAACGAAGTACTTCATGGCGGCTTCGACGGACACGGTGTGGTCGCGGCGCAGAGCCACCAGCGCATAGCTGGACAGGGTCAGCAACTCCAGGCCCAGATACAGAACCAGGAAGTTGTTGCCGCTGATCATGATGAACATGCCCAGCAGGGCCAGCATGGACAGTGTGAAGAACTCACCGCCGCGCAGCATGTCGCGCTCGGCCGCATAAGGGCGGCCATAGACCATGGTGATCATCACGGCGATAGTGGCAAAGCACTTGAGCCAGTTGCCCATGGCGTCCGAGACAACCATGTTGCCCCAGCCGTAGAAGGTGTTGCCGCTTGCGGCGTACATGCCTTGCATCACCGCCACGACAAGCAGGGTGAGCATGGTCAGAACATAGGTGCCGGTGCGACGGGCGCTCTTGACGCCCAGGTCCACCAAGGCAATGAC
This window of the Comamonas testosteroni genome carries:
- the nuoN gene encoding NADH-quinone oxidoreductase subunit NuoN, yielding MIDNISWLAIYPEITLLVMACVIALVDLGVKSARRTGTYVLTMLTLLVVAVMQGMYAASGNTFYGWGNMVVSDAMGNWLKCFATIAVMITMVYGRPYAAERDMLRGGEFFTLSMLALLGMFIMISGNNFLVLYLGLELLTLSSYALVALRRDHTVSVEAAMKYFVLGAMASGFLLYGMSMLYGATGSLDVGQVFKAINSGEIKHQVLVFGLVFVVAGLAFKLGVVPFHMWVPDVYQGAPTAITALIGGAPKLAAFAMTIRLLVDGLLPLAIDWQQMLMVLAVCSLLIGNLAGLQQTNLKRMLAYSTISQMGFVLLGLMSGVVDGKVDPATVENAYSSAMFYIVTYVLTALASFGVVLLLAREGFESEEISDLAGLNQRSPLYAGVMAICLFSMAGIPPLVGFYAKLSVLQALVASGSSLYIGLAVFAVIMSLIGAFYYLRVVKVMYFDAPITATSVSAPLDVRVVLTINGALVLLLGILPGGLMALCADAVVRALAS